One Aspergillus oryzae RIB40 DNA, chromosome 2 genomic window carries:
- a CDS encoding uncharacterized protein (predicted protein), giving the protein MRKAHLEASGVFDGPSRGDRAEVKLDLKKAFQKDRVSVNDLSNVSIAVLPPHNPSIDTQWSAVLQGGFKIQVTAHHVGLGRDLQNKQFNGLNEWLTPKLQWTPGIGQIVWKGELGLDKWLDQDQKPLSIDEPSSGVGSCPRFIGKGGTIGKRQNDDENTPPEWDVWGAFEEAKKHLEANTQVGRNRYPHQFNNREALQIPEEFRNRRLQEFPILRGQIYSGQAPGAMRVILAQVGNNWLLAGVMRHPTGRGNAFELCQEWGNAYMAQCWPNGLDTLQHLEYPGCDRA; this is encoded by the exons ATGCGGAAAGCACATTTGGAGGCGTCTGGA GTCTTTGACGGACCTTCCCGAGGTGATCGGGCAGAGGTCAAGCTCGACTTGAAGAAAGCCTTTCAGAAAGACCGCGTCTCGGTGAACGACCTGAGCAATGTTAGTATTGCTGTACTGCCGCCTCATAACCCTTCGATAGACACACAGTGGTCAGCTGTCCTGCAGGGAGGGTTTAAAATCCAGG TCACAGCTCATCATGTCGGTCTAGGGCGCGACTTGCAGAACAAACAATTCAATGGGTTGAATGAATGGTTGACCCCAAAGCTACAGTGGACACCAGGTATTGGGCAGATCGTGTGGAAAGGGGAGCTGGGGCTGGACAAATGGCTTGACCAAGACCAGAAACCTTTGAGTATTGACGAGCCAAGCAGTGGAGTAGGTTCCTGCCCCCGATTCATCGGAAAGGGGGGTACTATTGGCAAGCGGcagaatgatgatgagaacACACCACCCGAGTGGGATGTCTGGGGGGCGTTtgaagaggccaagaagcATCTTGAGGCCAATACCCAAGTAGGGC GAAATCGTTACCCACATCAGTTCAACAATCGCGAGGCGTTGCAGATACCCGAGGAGTTTAGGAACCGACGTCTGCAGGAATTTCCTATCCTGCGTGGACAGATTTACTCCGGCCAGGCTCCGGGAGCGATGCGTGTAAT CCTCGCTCAGGTGGGTAATAATTGGCTGCTTGCGGGAGTTATGAGACATCCAACAGGCCGTGGGAATGCATTTGAACTGTGCCAGGAATGGGGCAATGCTTATATGGCACAATGCTGGCCAAACGGACTTGACACTCTTCAGCATTTGGAGTATCCCGGTTGCGATCGTGCCTAA